One Paenibacillus crassostreae DNA segment encodes these proteins:
- a CDS encoding S-layer homology domain-containing protein, whose protein sequence is MSKRYTRSIRRSSKVVILGALSCTLLMPSGLVFADATKVSVSVPVASSDVSMTDQMKLRIASGEIQGSESTSTAADPAKVKFAKEKAVAKVRELFPILQDAEVSNTTLGITNVYPAPENQMVWDIQWNYQIGNSGYGFNSQVDAITGDLISTYISFPLESEESYYPPKLSKEQALIEAKKFIAKAVTSISVEDLKINDVDYGYANQALFGPVQYSFYFTLNKNGIPSQADAMNISINSNGDIMHFSKSANALSYPSTTAKISEAEANKKFKDELDVGLYYIPIQKNNQITDWILGYRPDSSSTYSMDASTGKRISYDGTTVPSSPVTYSDIPQTKDQFITRTNMTQLTGEEAAQLVQKIVTLPADYKLQNQSLSKYYFNPDQQTWSLNWGKGTPYSGYQIHYSAQVDADTGEILEFRIDNYGGAVSNQDTTIPKGLTKLSKESAKQRSIDLVNQLYANASSDLKIINHEDSWNFIKENNQYRYEFQRFYKGTPVGDSTVTITFDQYGRLQSYAAYRTAGLEKIIDNPVIKVSKEEALESYRNLYTMKLQYSQFGGYYTGNIEIKPEIQLVYTPEPTNLITSYQVLDAVTGKWVSQYDYMGQATNTITPTDLKGHSAESALTTLVNYGIITPDEEGNIKPDEVITVSDWLSMMVKSISPYIASQGYYNNMENKSVAGVDPDDTIYNVVSFAVERQWIKNDNSFQPDKELTKEQLAVLLTSIVNYEKMASHIQSDTSVSQFSDAQAISNKGAVALTLKLGLLEGENGKFNPQQTITKAQAATVIMKLVTLQGKTDQMIGQY, encoded by the coding sequence GTGTCAAAAAGGTATACTCGTTCAATTCGTCGCAGTTCAAAAGTGGTTATACTCGGTGCGCTATCCTGCACTCTGCTGATGCCATCCGGGTTAGTTTTTGCGGATGCTACAAAGGTATCTGTGTCTGTACCTGTAGCTTCATCTGATGTCAGCATGACGGATCAAATGAAATTACGCATCGCTTCAGGTGAAATTCAAGGTTCAGAATCTACATCAACAGCGGCAGATCCTGCAAAAGTAAAATTTGCTAAAGAGAAGGCAGTAGCAAAAGTAAGAGAATTGTTCCCAATACTCCAAGATGCCGAAGTGTCTAATACAACTCTAGGTATTACCAATGTCTACCCTGCTCCTGAGAATCAGATGGTCTGGGATATTCAGTGGAATTATCAGATTGGTAATTCCGGTTATGGATTTAATAGTCAAGTAGATGCCATTACAGGGGATTTAATCAGTACGTATATCTCTTTCCCACTTGAGAGTGAAGAATCATATTATCCTCCGAAGTTATCTAAAGAACAAGCTTTAATTGAGGCCAAAAAATTCATTGCAAAAGCCGTTACATCGATTTCAGTGGAAGATCTTAAAATCAATGATGTGGATTATGGATATGCGAATCAAGCATTATTCGGCCCCGTTCAGTATTCGTTCTATTTCACATTAAATAAGAATGGTATCCCCTCTCAAGCCGATGCAATGAATATTAGCATTAATTCTAACGGTGATATAATGCATTTCTCCAAATCTGCAAATGCTTTGAGTTATCCATCAACTACTGCCAAGATTAGCGAAGCAGAAGCAAATAAGAAATTTAAAGATGAATTAGATGTTGGATTATACTATATTCCAATTCAGAAGAATAATCAGATTACAGACTGGATCCTAGGTTATCGACCAGATAGCAGTTCTACCTATTCCATGGACGCATCAACAGGTAAGAGAATCTCCTACGATGGTACAACGGTCCCTTCCTCACCTGTCACTTATTCAGATATTCCACAAACGAAAGACCAATTTATTACAAGAACCAATATGACCCAACTCACTGGTGAAGAAGCAGCGCAACTGGTACAGAAAATCGTAACATTACCAGCAGATTACAAACTGCAAAACCAGTCGCTCTCTAAATATTATTTCAACCCTGATCAGCAAACATGGAGCCTTAATTGGGGCAAGGGTACTCCCTATTCTGGCTATCAAATTCATTACTCGGCTCAGGTTGACGCAGACACCGGTGAGATATTAGAATTCCGAATTGATAATTACGGCGGAGCTGTTTCTAATCAGGATACTACGATCCCCAAAGGACTTACTAAGCTATCTAAAGAATCCGCCAAACAACGATCTATCGACTTAGTCAACCAGTTATATGCGAACGCTAGCAGTGATTTAAAGATAATCAATCATGAGGATAGCTGGAATTTCATCAAAGAAAATAATCAATATCGATATGAGTTTCAACGTTTCTATAAAGGAACTCCAGTGGGTGATAGTACAGTAACCATTACCTTTGATCAGTATGGAAGATTACAATCCTATGCTGCCTATCGAACCGCTGGATTAGAAAAAATCATAGATAACCCTGTCATTAAGGTAAGCAAAGAAGAAGCTTTGGAGTCATACCGAAATCTGTATACAATGAAATTACAATATTCACAATTTGGTGGGTACTACACTGGTAATATAGAAATAAAACCCGAGATACAACTAGTATATACTCCTGAACCAACCAATCTTATTACTTCATATCAAGTCCTAGATGCTGTCACAGGTAAATGGGTATCTCAATATGATTACATGGGGCAAGCAACCAATACAATCACACCAACAGATCTGAAAGGACACTCGGCAGAAAGTGCACTTACTACACTCGTGAATTATGGTATTATAACCCCTGATGAAGAGGGGAACATCAAACCCGATGAAGTGATCACTGTCAGCGATTGGTTATCTATGATGGTAAAATCCATATCACCTTACATTGCGAGCCAAGGTTATTATAATAACATGGAAAACAAATCCGTTGCCGGCGTTGATCCGGACGATACAATTTATAACGTTGTATCTTTTGCAGTGGAACGTCAATGGATTAAGAACGACAATTCTTTTCAACCAGATAAGGAATTAACAAAAGAACAGCTTGCTGTTCTGCTGACATCCATTGTGAATTATGAGAAAATGGCTTCACATATACAAAGTGATACTTCAGTAAGTCAATTCAGTGATGCCCAAGCTATAAGTAATAAAGGTGCTGTTGCTCTGACCCTCAAATTAGGTCTATTGGAAGGTGAGAATGGTAAATTCAATCCTCAACAAACAATCACAAAAGCACAGGCTGCTACGGTTATTATGAAACTCGTTACACTTCAAGGTAAGACAGATCAAATGATTGGTCAATATTAA
- a CDS encoding cupin domain-containing protein, whose translation MEKKELQPVKEYNENKFTKRILFKSSESVVFVLNFMPGQELPKHQHPGSELFVLVTDGSGIVTINGEDTLLVKDDVISCEGEEHFSFKNTGDTPTSLYAVLSKIPSEDYAQKI comes from the coding sequence ATGGAAAAGAAAGAACTACAACCCGTAAAAGAATACAATGAGAATAAATTTACAAAAAGAATATTGTTCAAATCAAGTGAAAGTGTAGTATTTGTACTGAACTTTATGCCAGGTCAAGAGCTTCCTAAACACCAACATCCTGGATCAGAACTGTTCGTGCTAGTAACCGATGGTAGTGGGATAGTCACAATTAATGGGGAAGATACTCTCTTAGTGAAAGATGATGTCATCTCTTGTGAGGGAGAAGAGCATTTCTCTTTCAAAAATACAGGCGACACTCCAACAAGTCTCTATGCTGTTCTTAGTAAAATTCCAAGTGAAGATTATGCTCAGAAGATTTAA
- a CDS encoding AAA family ATPase produces the protein MFLRSVELLKDKIEQVNQYPFSIPTIQTMGKLILSSNVTFLVGENGTGKSTLLEAIAYQCGFNTAGGGRNNNYQLEASGSALGDHIRMAWLPKVTNGFFLRAESYYNFASHIDSVGANEYYGGRSLHEQSHGESFFSLFMNRFNDKGIYLLDEPEAALSPARQLAFLRVLYDLRDTSQFIIATHSPIILGFPGAQILSFDHARIHEIQYEETEHYQITRRFLENKKQYLNELFDDEH, from the coding sequence ATGTTCCTTCGTAGCGTTGAATTATTAAAAGACAAGATAGAGCAAGTGAATCAATACCCCTTCTCAATTCCTACCATTCAAACTATGGGGAAATTGATATTGAGTAGTAATGTAACTTTTTTGGTGGGAGAGAATGGTACGGGTAAATCTACATTACTTGAGGCTATAGCCTACCAATGTGGATTTAATACGGCTGGGGGTGGAAGGAATAATAACTATCAACTTGAGGCTTCGGGATCGGCACTAGGGGATCATATTCGAATGGCTTGGTTACCGAAAGTTACAAATGGTTTCTTCCTGAGGGCAGAATCGTACTATAACTTTGCTTCACATATAGACTCAGTAGGTGCGAATGAATACTATGGTGGTCGATCTTTACATGAACAATCACATGGTGAATCTTTTTTCAGTTTATTTATGAATCGATTTAATGATAAGGGTATTTATCTACTAGATGAACCTGAAGCAGCCTTATCCCCAGCAAGACAATTAGCTTTTCTTAGAGTTCTTTACGATCTACGGGATACTTCACAGTTCATTATTGCAACGCATTCTCCCATTATCCTGGGGTTCCCCGGCGCACAAATTCTTAGTTTTGATCATGCACGAATTCATGAGATTCAATATGAGGAAACAGAGCATTATCAGATCACTAGAAGATTTCTTGAGAATAAGAAGCAATATTTGAATGAGTTATTTGATGATGAACACTAG
- a CDS encoding hemolysin family protein translates to MMITEIVVLFILILLNAFFAASEMALITLNDNKVKAMANSGHKKSILLLNLLSEPSRFLATIQIGITLAGFMASALAADSFAGRLAEFLNGIGVPVPLSVLETISLIVITLVLSYFTLVLGELVPKRIAMQKAEPISMFVVMPLTILSKVTAPFVKFLSVSTNLFVRLLGIDPNADKEQVTEEEIRMMVEVGNENGTIQGIEKMMINNIFELDNKIASDIMIHRNRIVSIPQHFSLHQIANLINMEKYSRFPVYEHDIDNIIGILHSKDLIRYLEKDVTDNEQIFDIKSIIRKPYVTLEYKHADELFREMQINKAHMAIVMDEYGGTAGIITIEDLLEEIVGNILDEHDVEEIQIEQIDENSFIMNGLLHLREVRDFLNVELSSDEYDTLNGFLIGQFHGLPDKDERPSVELEGFIFAVEEMDDKIISKVRVSRVV, encoded by the coding sequence ATGATGATTACTGAAATAGTAGTGCTTTTTATACTTATTTTATTGAATGCATTTTTTGCTGCATCTGAGATGGCGTTAATTACTTTAAATGACAATAAAGTTAAAGCAATGGCAAATTCAGGTCACAAGAAATCAATTCTTTTACTAAATCTATTGAGTGAACCAAGTAGGTTCTTAGCAACTATTCAAATCGGTATAACATTAGCTGGATTTATGGCGAGTGCCTTAGCAGCAGATAGTTTCGCTGGAAGATTAGCTGAATTTCTTAATGGAATTGGGGTACCAGTTCCTTTATCAGTCTTAGAGACCATCTCTCTTATTGTGATTACATTGGTTTTGTCCTACTTCACATTGGTCCTTGGTGAGCTAGTACCTAAGAGAATAGCTATGCAGAAGGCAGAACCTATTTCCATGTTTGTTGTAATGCCACTGACTATACTATCCAAGGTGACAGCTCCTTTCGTTAAATTTCTGAGTGTATCCACGAATCTATTCGTGCGTTTGCTTGGAATTGATCCTAACGCAGATAAAGAGCAGGTGACGGAAGAAGAAATCCGTATGATGGTAGAGGTAGGAAATGAGAATGGTACGATTCAAGGTATAGAAAAAATGATGATTAACAATATATTTGAACTCGATAACAAAATAGCATCTGATATTATGATTCATAGAAATCGTATTGTTTCTATTCCGCAACATTTCTCACTACATCAAATTGCCAATCTAATCAATATGGAGAAATATAGCCGGTTTCCTGTGTATGAACATGATATAGATAATATTATTGGAATTCTCCATAGTAAAGATTTGATTAGATATCTTGAAAAAGATGTAACTGATAACGAGCAAATTTTTGATATCAAGTCGATCATCCGTAAGCCATATGTCACGCTTGAATACAAGCATGCGGATGAATTATTTAGAGAAATGCAGATCAACAAAGCGCATATGGCTATTGTGATGGACGAATATGGTGGTACTGCAGGAATCATTACGATTGAGGATTTACTCGAGGAAATTGTGGGTAATATTTTGGATGAGCATGATGTGGAAGAAATACAAATCGAGCAAATTGACGAGAATAGCTTTATAATGAATGGGCTCCTTCACTTGAGAGAAGTAAGGGATTTCTTGAATGTGGAACTATCCAGCGATGAATATGATACCTTAAACGGTTTCTTGATTGGTCAATTTCATGGACTGCCAGATAAGGATGAGCGACCAAGCGTTGAACTAGAAGGGTTTATTTTTGCAGTAGAAGAAATGGATGACAAGATTATTAGCAAGGTGAGAGTGAGTAGAGTGGTGTAA
- a CDS encoding cellulase family glycosylhydrolase: protein MTTKMNKSFLSLTLVTALLLSLFSSVAAAAPNDDQQVEVAPKSKMLKYVDNMQPGWNLGNTLDATGDDETSWGNPRVTKELINNISAQGYKSIRLPITWDNHIGEAPDYTIEKAYLDRVEEVVGWALEADLYVMINIHHDSWLWVSHMEEKHDEVLARYNAAWTQIADRFKSQSDKLMFESINEPRFTDGGSTDETKMEEMLVELNTSFYTIVRKSGGNNAERPLVLPSLETTPSEPRMNALYNTITALNDPNLIATVHYYGFWPFSVNIAGHTTFDKDTKTDITQTFDNVYNTFIAKGIPVIIGEFGLLGFDVDTGVIEQGEKLKFFEYLTYYAKEKKITTMLWDNGQHLNRTTHKWSDPELHNILMSGLKERSSTLESDQIFLNKNSKIKDTNVNLNLNGNKFKTISANNKYLIEGKDYTLKGEALTLKASKLSALTASKKIGEEVIFTVKFNKGVTWKLKLIVSDTIKLSNAKGTTEAFAIPSTFNGNQLATMEAVYPDGSNAGPQDWTSFKEFGYTFTPSYDTNEIKLLPNFFKDVKDSDVTLKFHFWNGDVISYKITKNGTNVVGTAL from the coding sequence ATGACTACGAAAATGAACAAATCTTTCTTATCACTCACCCTTGTCACTGCCCTTCTGCTATCTCTGTTCTCATCCGTTGCTGCCGCTGCTCCCAACGATGACCAACAAGTTGAAGTAGCACCCAAAAGTAAGATGCTAAAATATGTAGACAACATGCAACCTGGATGGAACCTTGGCAATACATTAGACGCAACAGGTGACGATGAAACATCCTGGGGTAATCCACGTGTAACCAAAGAGCTTATTAACAACATCTCCGCACAAGGCTATAAAAGTATTCGACTTCCCATCACATGGGATAATCACATCGGTGAGGCACCAGATTATACGATTGAAAAAGCCTACCTCGATCGTGTTGAAGAAGTGGTAGGCTGGGCGCTAGAAGCAGACTTGTATGTGATGATTAACATCCATCATGACTCTTGGTTATGGGTAAGCCATATGGAAGAGAAACATGATGAAGTTCTGGCACGTTATAACGCTGCCTGGACCCAAATTGCTGATCGCTTTAAGAGTCAATCGGACAAGCTGATGTTCGAGAGCATTAATGAGCCACGCTTCACTGATGGAGGAAGCACTGATGAGACAAAGATGGAAGAAATGCTAGTGGAACTCAATACATCCTTCTATACCATTGTCCGCAAATCTGGTGGCAACAATGCAGAGAGACCACTAGTTCTTCCTTCATTAGAAACTACTCCTTCGGAACCAAGAATGAATGCACTTTACAATACCATTACAGCGCTGAACGATCCAAATCTAATCGCAACCGTCCACTATTATGGCTTCTGGCCATTTAGCGTGAACATTGCGGGTCACACTACATTTGATAAAGATACAAAAACCGATATTACCCAAACTTTTGATAATGTATATAACACATTTATTGCTAAAGGTATTCCGGTAATCATCGGTGAGTTCGGTCTACTTGGCTTCGATGTAGATACAGGTGTTATTGAACAAGGTGAGAAGCTGAAATTCTTCGAGTACCTAACCTACTATGCCAAAGAGAAAAAAATTACGACAATGCTTTGGGATAATGGTCAGCATTTAAATCGCACGACTCATAAGTGGTCAGATCCTGAGTTACATAACATATTGATGTCAGGTTTAAAGGAACGTTCATCAACTCTTGAATCTGATCAAATCTTCCTTAACAAGAATTCTAAAATTAAGGACACGAATGTTAATCTCAATCTGAATGGTAATAAATTCAAAACAATTAGTGCTAATAATAAATATTTGATTGAAGGAAAAGATTACACCTTGAAGGGCGAAGCACTTACCTTAAAGGCAAGCAAGCTTTCTGCACTCACCGCTTCCAAGAAAATAGGTGAAGAGGTCATTTTTACTGTCAAATTCAACAAAGGCGTAACTTGGAAGCTGAAACTGATAGTGTCAGACACAATCAAATTAAGTAACGCAAAAGGCACAACCGAGGCTTTTGCCATTCCATCTACCTTTAACGGCAATCAGCTTGCGACTATGGAAGCAGTATATCCAGATGGAAGCAATGCAGGGCCACAAGACTGGACTTCATTCAAAGAATTCGGCTATACATTCACACCTTCTTATGACACTAATGAGATCAAGCTGCTCCCGAACTTCTTTAAAGATGTAAAAGACAGCGATGTGACTTTGAAATTCCATTTCTGGAATGGTGATGTTATTTCCTATAAGATCACGAAGAATGGAACGAACGTTGTAGGTACAGCTTTGTAA
- a CDS encoding M3 family oligoendopeptidase has translation MKFNEYPYERPDAQMIEQQFKSLLNDFNAAESFEQQDLVMASINKLRSEVETQGQLAYIRHSVDTNDEFYKAEQDFIDDFEPIFQEYVTDYYRALVNSKFRVDLEKKWGSQLFQLAELSLKTFAPEIIEDLQLENKLTTEYAQLIASAKILFEGEERTLPQLAPFEQSTDRTMRQKAAEARYTYMAENEEKLNRIYDDLVKVRTKMAKKLGYTNFTELGYARMGRTDYNAEMVANFRKQVLEQIVPVATKLRERQAHRIGVDEMHYYDEVFSFKTGNATPKGDPDFILANGVKMYQELSPEMNKFFTFMVDHELMDLVSKKGKQGGGYCTFLTKYGAPFIFSNFNGTSGDIDVLTHEAGHAFQVYESRHFSVPEYNWPTSDGAEIHSMSMEFFTWPWMELFFKEDVDKYRFSHLAESLLFIPYGVTVDEYQHYVYANPDATPSERKTAWRTIEKKYLPHRNYENNEYLESGGFWQKQSHIYQTPFYYIDYTLAQICAFQFWKKMNEDAQSAWADYLKLCQQGGSQSFLNLVKSAGLISPFEDGCIASVIGDIENWLDGVDDNNL, from the coding sequence ATGAAATTTAATGAATATCCTTACGAGCGTCCAGATGCACAGATGATTGAACAGCAATTCAAGTCACTCTTGAATGATTTTAATGCGGCAGAAAGTTTCGAACAACAAGATTTGGTGATGGCATCCATAAACAAGCTACGTAGTGAGGTGGAGACACAGGGACAACTGGCCTATATTCGCCATTCTGTGGACACCAATGATGAATTCTACAAGGCAGAGCAGGATTTCATTGATGATTTCGAACCGATTTTCCAGGAGTACGTGACAGATTACTATCGAGCGTTAGTGAACTCGAAGTTCAGAGTCGATCTAGAGAAGAAATGGGGAAGTCAGCTATTTCAATTGGCAGAACTCTCGTTAAAGACATTTGCACCTGAAATTATTGAAGATCTGCAATTAGAGAATAAATTAACGACAGAGTATGCACAGTTGATTGCTTCCGCTAAGATTCTTTTCGAAGGGGAAGAACGTACACTACCTCAATTGGCGCCTTTTGAACAATCTACAGATCGTACAATGAGACAAAAAGCAGCAGAGGCAAGATACACATACATGGCCGAGAATGAAGAGAAGTTGAATCGTATTTATGATGATTTAGTTAAAGTACGTACGAAGATGGCGAAGAAACTAGGATATACTAATTTCACTGAGCTAGGCTATGCACGTATGGGTCGCACTGATTATAATGCGGAAATGGTCGCGAATTTCAGGAAACAAGTGCTCGAACAGATCGTTCCCGTTGCTACTAAGCTTAGAGAACGTCAAGCTCACCGAATTGGTGTTGACGAAATGCACTATTATGATGAAGTGTTTAGCTTTAAAACAGGGAATGCCACACCAAAAGGAGACCCGGATTTCATTCTTGCTAATGGTGTGAAAATGTACCAAGAATTGTCACCTGAAATGAATAAATTCTTTACCTTCATGGTAGATCATGAATTGATGGACTTAGTAAGTAAGAAAGGCAAACAAGGCGGAGGGTATTGTACTTTTTTGACTAAATATGGTGCACCATTCATCTTCTCTAATTTCAATGGGACTTCAGGTGATATTGACGTACTTACACATGAAGCGGGGCATGCTTTCCAAGTGTATGAGAGCCGACATTTCAGTGTTCCGGAATATAACTGGCCTACATCTGATGGAGCTGAGATTCACTCTATGAGTATGGAGTTTTTCACATGGCCTTGGATGGAATTATTCTTCAAAGAGGATGTAGATAAGTATCGTTTCAGTCATTTAGCCGAATCGTTACTCTTTATCCCGTATGGTGTGACTGTCGATGAATACCAGCATTACGTGTATGCTAACCCTGATGCAACACCAAGCGAGCGCAAAACTGCATGGCGTACTATTGAGAAGAAATACTTGCCACATCGTAATTACGAGAATAATGAGTATTTAGAGAGTGGGGGCTTTTGGCAGAAGCAATCACATATTTATCAAACACCATTCTATTATATTGACTATACATTAGCACAGATCTGCGCATTCCAATTCTGGAAGAAGATGAATGAGGATGCGCAATCAGCATGGGCTGATTATTTAAAACTATGTCAACAGGGAGGAAGTCAATCATTCTTAAACCTTGTGAAATCGGCAGGTCTAATCTCTCCATTCGAGGATGGTTGTATAGCTTCGGTTATTGGTGATATTGAGAACTGGTTGGATGGGGTAGATGACAATAATTTATAA
- a CDS encoding ABC transporter substrate-binding protein, whose product MFKRKIGLSIILTAIMLTVVACGNNAAKGTNTVSEGSSEPTADDKSYTIAISQIVEHPSLDATREGFLQALKDAGITEGDNLKIDYNNAQNDMTNNMTIAQKIESSDADLVLAIATPSAQAVVQQVKDKNILFASVTDPLDAKIVTNLEKPGGNVSGGSDTNPEAITKLMDFIAGSFPEIKSIGLVINEGEPNAVMMSKLAEEALSKHDIKLVKAAITNTSEVKQAAESLIGRVDAYYITLDNFVVSGADTIIQIANEKDMPFFSSDRDTVEKGAFATVGFKYFDHGYQVGEMAVDILKNGKKPGDLPVGMQEKLDLILNLKAAAEQGIEVTDEIKAQVEDAETNIIQ is encoded by the coding sequence ATGTTTAAAAGAAAAATTGGACTGTCGATCATATTAACCGCAATTATGTTAACGGTTGTAGCCTGTGGGAATAACGCTGCCAAAGGCACGAATACCGTCAGTGAAGGTAGTAGCGAACCTACCGCTGACGACAAATCGTATACTATTGCCATCTCACAAATCGTAGAGCATCCATCGTTGGATGCCACTCGTGAAGGATTCTTGCAAGCACTTAAAGATGCAGGTATTACAGAAGGTGATAATCTTAAAATCGATTATAACAATGCACAGAATGATATGACGAATAATATGACGATTGCACAGAAGATTGAATCCAGTGATGCTGATCTAGTGCTTGCTATTGCTACACCTTCTGCTCAAGCGGTTGTACAACAAGTGAAGGATAAGAATATCTTATTCGCATCCGTTACCGATCCTCTTGATGCTAAGATTGTCACGAATCTAGAGAAGCCCGGTGGTAATGTATCTGGTGGTTCGGATACGAACCCAGAAGCCATCACTAAACTGATGGATTTCATTGCTGGAAGTTTTCCAGAGATTAAGAGTATTGGTTTAGTTATTAATGAAGGTGAGCCTAATGCGGTGATGATGTCTAAACTGGCAGAAGAAGCACTTTCTAAACATGATATCAAGTTAGTTAAGGCAGCTATTACGAATACATCTGAAGTGAAGCAAGCAGCGGAATCATTGATTGGTCGTGTAGATGCGTATTATATTACACTAGATAATTTTGTGGTAAGTGGTGCGGATACGATTATTCAAATTGCTAATGAAAAGGATATGCCGTTCTTCTCTAGTGATCGTGATACGGTTGAGAAGGGTGCTTTTGCAACTGTTGGATTTAAATATTTCGACCATGGTTATCAAGTGGGTGAAATGGCTGTTGATATTCTAAAGAATGGTAAGAAACCAGGTGACTTACCTGTAGGAATGCAAGAAAAATTAGATCTTATTTTGAATTTAAAAGCAGCGGCAGAACAGGGAATTGAAGTGACTGATGAAATAAAGGCGCAAGTGGAAGATGCAGAGACGAACATTATTCAGTAA